The DNA window GGGCGAACCTGTTTTCGCTCCAGATTTAAAGCTGTGGGAGCTGTCGATAGAGGATGCGAGAGTAACTCAGATAAACGGCTTTTACTACTTCACGTACGTAACGACGATAACTCCGGCACCTCCTTTCGGTGTAAGGAAGAAATTTGGAATTCCAAAGCCCGAGCAGGCTTTTTCAAAGTGTGCTGTGGCTGTTACGAAAGACTTTAACAGCTTTAAGAGACTCGGAATAGTTACTCCCCACGACGCTGAAGAGAGGAACCTCGTTTTATTCCCGGAAAAGTTTAACGGAAAATTCGCAGCTCTTCATCGACCGGCTAAGTGGCTGAGCGAAAATCTGGAGAAGCCAGAGGTAAGGTTCGCGATTCTCGACATTCCGGGGGTGATAAGGGAAAGCAGAAAAGTTCTGGAGCCCGAGGAGAAGTGGGAGGAGAAGAAAGTTGGAGCCGGACCGCCGCCGATAAAAACGGAAAAAGGTTGGCTTTTAATCTACCACGGAGTCGATGAGAGGGACGTGTACAGAGCCGGAGCGGCACTTCTCGACCTGGAAAAACCTTGGAAGGTTATTTCGAAGCTGGAAAAGCCAATTTTGGAGCCGGAAAAAGAGTACGAGAGGGAAGGAGACGTTCCTAACGTTGTTTTTCCGACCGGAGCCGTTAAGATCGAGGACGAACTTCTCGTCTTTTACGGAGGAGCCGACAAGGTTTGCTGTGTGGCGAGCTGCAACATTAACGATTTAATTGACGAGCTGATACCATGAGGATAGCGATTCTCTCAAGATGGAACTCAGCATGCGGAGTTTCGCTTTTGGCTGAGCTCGTAGGAAGGGAGTTCGCTAAGAAGCACGAAGTCGTCGTTTTCGCTCCAACGGTTATAAGAAGAGTGAGAGAGGATGAGAACTTCGTTATAAGGTGTTACAGCGATGTGGAAAGTGAGGAGAAATTCTTCAATCCCGAACCATTCCTTGAGAAAGATTACGACGTTTTCGTAGCTCAGAGAATCGAATGGACGCCGATGGAAGAAATTCTTAAAATTTTCCCCGAGATAAGAAGGAAGGCAAAAACAGTCTACATAGTCCACGAGAGAAAGCCGCCCACAAATCCGATCTTTTATAAATTTGACTGGGACGCCGTCGTTTGCTTCGATGAGAGGTACGTTAGGCAGTGGGAGAAGACGAAGTATGGGGATAAGCTAAAAATCATTCCTTATCCGACCGGACACCTCGTTAGAGGAGATAAAGAGAAGAGCAGGAGGAAGATTGGAATAAGCGATGAAAAAATTTTGCTCAGCTACGGCTGGAAACCCGAGCTTCACGTTCTTCCAGCTTTCCCCGCTTTGAAAGAGCTTAGCAAGGAAATCGATTACAAATTCTTACTCCTCGTCGATCCGGAATCGAAGTTCGAGTTGAAGGATGAATTCGTCGAAATCAGAAGGGAAAGACCTCCTTTAGAGGAACTCTACGAATACTTGCATGCGGCAGATGTCTGCTTGATTCACAAGGAGAAGAGTGAAGTGAGAGAAGGGGAAGTCGTCGTTTCGAGCTCGGTTTTAATGTGCCTCGGAGCTTTAACTCCGATAGTCACTTCCGACACGGAGTTCGTGTCTTTTTTGGACAGGGAAGTTATAAAGTACAGAACTCTGGAAGAACTGAAGGAAATACTCAGGGGAATTTTTGAAGGAAAGTTAGACGTTTCAGAAACGATTTCAGCGGCTGAAGAGTACGTGAAGAGAAACTGTCCGGAAGTAATAGCTTCGAGGTACGTGGAGCTTTTCGAGGAGCTTTAAAGTCTTTCCTGTTTGTATTTCCCTACAACTTCTTCGAAATCCTTTCCCAAGTGGTAGTTGCTTTCGTCAATCTTGTAACCTCTTTCGGTCTCTACGAGGTCGGCGACTGTAAAAAATTTCCACTTCTTTCTCGGCAGTTTGAAAGCTACCAGAGGCTTAGCTCCGAAGAGGTTTGAGAACATCACGAGCTCTCTGATTTTTTCGCCTTCTATGTATAGCGGCAGCTCTTTTCTCATTTTAACTTCGAGCGCGTAAAACGTTTTCCCGTTTCCTACGATTAAATCCGGAGAGGGGTGAGAAGAAGAACCGCTTCCGGCAACTCTCACAGCGGCAAATCCGTTATTCCAGAAAAGTTCTAAAAGCTCTCGCTCGAATCTGCTGCCCTTCCTCTTCATATCTCCTCAATTTCCACGAACTTCATCTCTCTTAAATAGCCAGTCTCCACTCCTTCCTCGTTCGCTCTCCTCCTCAAGTTTTTGTCGTTGGTTATTAGCGTCGCTTTAAATTTCTTGGCTACCTGCAAAAGAGCATCGTCCGTTCCAACGGCATTGCTTTCAACGATCTCGCAATCTTTACAGCTTTCTATCAGCTTTATCGCAAGCTTAGCAGCTCTCTTCTCTTTTCCGGTTAAAGAAATGCTGAGGTTTTTCAACTCCTCGAAGACCTTATCGGGGATTAAAAATTTCTTAAATCCGAGTTCTCTTAGCTGATCGAGTATGTCAACTTTTTGGGTGAAAACGTAAATCAGAACGTTGGTGTCTAAAACAGCAGATTTCACTTTATTCTTCCCGCCCCTATCAACCTCCATCTCGTTCCAACTCTCCTGCTTATAGCTACTCTATCTCCTATTTCAGCACAAACCGGTCTTTTCAGCTTCACTTCTACGATGTCGTCTCTCGCGGAAGTAACGACTCCAAGAGTTATCGCCGTTCCGACAGCGAGCATTAAGGGCTCGTTCATCTTTATCTTCTCGACCTTTATCTCCTCCTCGGTCCCGACGACCCTCTCAAGTAATTGAACTTCCATTGTAAACTCGTAAAGAACGTCCGGCAGCTCGTTTGGATGTCCGAGCACATTACCTACGAGCCCGTCGCTTTTTGTTAGGAACGGATCGAGTTTCGTTGCAACTCCTATAAGTCCTCCGGGGGTAGCTTCTTCGATTTGCCTTCCGGAAGCCATTATGCTCACGACTTCCGTGTAAATCGGATTGTAATTTCCTCTTTCGTCTTTAACTCCGGGACGAATCTCTATTTCGTCTCCCACTCTCAACTTTCCCCTCGCTAAGC is part of the Ferroglobus placidus DSM 10642 genome and encodes:
- a CDS encoding glycoside hydrolase family 130 protein: MKLKRHRKNPIIEPRGDDWEALATFNPGVALRDDKIYVFYRAVGEYVNYISRLGLAIFDKELNLIERKGEPVFAPDLKLWELSIEDARVTQINGFYYFTYVTTITPAPPFGVRKKFGIPKPEQAFSKCAVAVTKDFNSFKRLGIVTPHDAEERNLVLFPEKFNGKFAALHRPAKWLSENLEKPEVRFAILDIPGVIRESRKVLEPEEKWEEKKVGAGPPPIKTEKGWLLIYHGVDERDVYRAGAALLDLEKPWKVISKLEKPILEPEKEYEREGDVPNVVFPTGAVKIEDELLVFYGGADKVCCVASCNINDLIDELIP
- a CDS encoding glycosyltransferase family protein — encoded protein: MRIAILSRWNSACGVSLLAELVGREFAKKHEVVVFAPTVIRRVREDENFVIRCYSDVESEEKFFNPEPFLEKDYDVFVAQRIEWTPMEEILKIFPEIRRKAKTVYIVHERKPPTNPIFYKFDWDAVVCFDERYVRQWEKTKYGDKLKIIPYPTGHLVRGDKEKSRRKIGISDEKILLSYGWKPELHVLPAFPALKELSKEIDYKFLLLVDPESKFELKDEFVEIRRERPPLEELYEYLHAADVCLIHKEKSEVREGEVVVSSSVLMCLGALTPIVTSDTEFVSFLDREVIKYRTLEELKEILRGIFEGKLDVSETISAAEEYVKRNCPEVIASRYVELFEEL
- the hjc gene encoding Holliday junction resolvase Hjc; the protein is MKRKGSRFERELLELFWNNGFAAVRVAGSGSSSHPSPDLIVGNGKTFYALEVKMRKELPLYIEGEKIRELVMFSNLFGAKPLVAFKLPRKKWKFFTVADLVETERGYKIDESNYHLGKDFEEVVGKYKQERL
- a CDS encoding type II toxin-antitoxin system VapC family toxin; its protein translation is MEVDRGGKNKVKSAVLDTNVLIYVFTQKVDILDQLRELGFKKFLIPDKVFEELKNLSISLTGKEKRAAKLAIKLIESCKDCEIVESNAVGTDDALLQVAKKFKATLITNDKNLRRRANEEGVETGYLREMKFVEIEEI